The Ahaetulla prasina isolate Xishuangbanna chromosome 4, ASM2864084v1, whole genome shotgun sequence genome has a window encoding:
- the LOC131197742 gene encoding C-type lectin BpLec-like: MGLAMFIALCCLGILIINPFLGVRAASCTRGWLQKQGNCYGYFDEKLSWDAAELECQSFGPGCHLASILSIQESALVSAYIRDKQRVRSNVWMGLHDTSGQQRRRWRWADESTFNYKAWSAHQPDNRNNNEHCVEVTHSSRFKLWNDGVCANQNAYVCKYQL, translated from the exons ATGGGACTCGCCATGTTCATTGCCCTCTGTTGCCTTGGAATCTTGATCATCAATCCTTTTTTGGGAg TCAGGGCTGCATCATGCACAAGAGGCTGGCTGCAGAAACAGGGGAACTGCTATGGCTATTTTGATGAGAAACTAAGTTGGGATGCTGCTGAG TTGGAGTGCCAGAGTTTTGGTCCTGGATGTCATCTTGCCTCTATCCTCAGCATCCAAGAGTCTGCACTTGTGTCTGCATACATCAGAGATAAGCAGCGAGTACGTAGCAATGTCTGGATGGGACTACATGATACCTCTGGG CAACAAAGAAGGCGATGGAGATGGGCTGATGAATCCACCTTTAATTACAAAGCCTGGTCAGCACATCAGCCAGACAACCGTAATAATAATGAACACTGTGTGGAAGTGACACATTCATCAC GTTTTAAATTGTGGAACGATGGGGTATGTGCCAATCAAAATGCTTACGTCTGTAAGTACCAGCTGTAG